Within Anopheles ziemanni chromosome 2, idAnoZiCoDA_A2_x.2, whole genome shotgun sequence, the genomic segment ATCGCAGTTAATTTACGACCTACCGTAGCCATAAATTGTGCATTTAACTACCTCTGGCCAGGTAGGTTGAGTTCGATTTGATTCAATCgtgaaacaaaatgttatATCGAGATCAACCTACACTCGTAACATAGTGGCAATAGTTATTTTCTTATGTTTGAATGATTTCGCTACaatgaaattttctttcgTATGAAATTTTCTCGAGCATGTGACGTAATACATAAGAAAATTGtatcaaaacatcaaaatcatTTAATCTTGTTTCTGTATTTATATATTCATGGATTACAGAatacgtttttcatttatttcatgtaaatatatttgTTGGAATATTACATAATTTGGTTACAAATACTGAAGTGTGTCTCATAATCGTAATTAGGAGAAGTAGAGAACTTCGtttaatgaattattttcGTTGGGTGATGACACTTCGAAGGTCAGCGATCCTACAACGTCACTCAACTCTTGCGAGATGAATTTAGCCGTAATCTGGGTAGGGCCCTTGACGGAAGGTATTATCATAAACGTCTCTTCACAATTACCTCTTGCGTCGATAGGATCAGCctgaaaagtaaaatagaATAAACGATAAAATACATTATTTTATAAAGGATTCAGATTCCTTCCGAACTTACAGGAATGGACAATGTTTTGTTAAGCCCAGAACACTCGATGTGGAACAGCCCGTCGGTGATGGGAACCGGCAGTGGATTTCGAAATGCGGCTGTAATCTTCAGCGACGATCGCAGGATGGGATCGCTAGCCAACTGCAGATGAACGGTTGGCTTTCGCAGGCTGTAATCCTTCTGTGAATAGTAGCCATGGTTGGTGCCCTTGACTGCCGCGAAGCTGGACACCTTGAAGATGGCCTCGTCCATCCCCGGTTCGTAGTAGTCATCGAAGAGTATCTGCACTTGGATTACTTCCTGACCGTTTGGTTCGATGGTTATCGAAAATGGGTGGCTAGCGATGCTTTTTATATGCTTGCCGGTGTAAACGATGTGATCGAGATTGATCCTTCCCTTGATGGAATGCACCTGATCGGAAATGTTCCTGATCAGTAGGTGAACAATGAAAGACTCCCCGAACCGGGCATAATCGTTCAACTGGAGCTCAAACTCAACATCATCGTTCTTAGCATTTGATTGATCTTTTCCTCTTGCCAGTTTAAGATAGTGCTTAGTGAGACAGCTTTTTCCGAGTTTCAGTGCACGCAGCATGGTTTGCTTTTCCTCAGCCGACTGCTCGTCGTATTTGTAATTATTCGTAATGTCCTCCCTTTCGTCAACGCCGACTGCTTTGGTGCTGATGAAGCGACCAATTTCGGTTGTATCTATACTAACCAGCTCGTGGGATTTGCCCGGTCCGCGGTAACGCCAAACCACGCTGTTTGCGTTCACTTCCGAAAACACAAAGTCACAATCATACAGCATGTTCACTCGTCCATTCTTAATGGCCAGGACTGGAGCCGGACCGAGCTTGAAAATTCCATCCGATAACTCCTGCGGCGTTCCGTCAATCACCTGCCACCCATCGTACATCTCCGAATCGAGATCGTGGCGCTTCAGCCAAACCTCATTCCACACGTGAAAGTTCCAGTTACTATCCTTGGAAAACCCTATCTTATTGTTTCCCTCCTCATCTACGTACTTGTCGATAGTCATTGAACCCTCAGTGTCGTGTGCGGAAGTGAAATTCGTTACGATACGGCACGGTATTCCTAGGGCCCGGCAGAGCGTCCCCAACACTCCGGAAAACACGAAGCACTGCCCATACAGTATAGGTTTTCTCTCTTCACGTTTCAGTTTCTTTTGTTGGTAAAATTTTTGTAGGATCTTCACAGACCCCGTCCAGGCAGTCGGATTTGTGCCACCCCTGTAATCACCACTCCAGTTACCAAGTAAGACGCCATAGTTATCGATACTATTGACAACTCCCGAAAGTGCCCGGCATACTTTGACCGGATTGCCTCGGTAGGTGGCAGAGACTCGGGCAACGTCTCCAAGCAACCAAAGGCTACAGTCCAGGACGTTTTCTTCGTACTGCCCAAGTTTCCACTTGTAGGGGTAGAAATTTCTGGCACTTCCCTTCCATATCATGGTCATGTCCTCTAGAACATACTCCTGGCGTTGATTTTCGTCTGAATATTCAAAAGTTAGTCGATAAAGGAATATTATACATTCGCTACATATATCACGAAATTGGATGTCTGTAATGAAATACTCACCATCCAGAAAGACAGGATCCTCGGGACACCATGGATTGAACAGTAGATAGAAAGACTGACCAAGCGAATAGCGAACTTCATCGAATCCTTTAGATTTAACATTAACGATCATATGCCACCTCGATACCGATGCATTCGGTGACGTTTTTATCGCAACGGTCACTTCTGTCAAACCGTTCCCTAATGTATGAGATGCCTGTAGGGTGGCGGTCCAGTCCATGTCCTGATCCTCTTCCGTCACGCCGTCACCACTCTGAAGCATCAGAAAAACCACGGTACCGTGGCCATAGTAGATATTATCCTTTCCTATACCATCGACTTCAAGGACCAGCGAAACGGCGTCCACCTCGGGATCGATCGGTCGGTTGCAATGAAACTTCAGCAGGAACTCCTGTCCACGGCGAACCACCAACTGCGACGGCATTCCGTTACCCCGAGGAGTGCCCATCATTTCGAACTTATCCGTATGATGCTGAGTACCATTTTCCTTCACGCACGTGTCGATCCGTTCGATCTTCAACTCACCCTCACGGttttccaactcattctccagCTCTGTATCGAAAATATCACGCAATCCGTTCGTTAACTGTAAATTCTTTCATCCTATCAGTCCACACTGACGACTTACCATTGTTCCCTAGCCAAAAGGCAAACGGCAACTCGTGCGGGACGGTCACTTCCATTTTGTACACCTTTTAAATGTTAAACGGCACTAGTGACAATATTCCGTTACAAATGTTTGACACGATCGTCTATTAGTGGCCACACCAGTCTTACAACTGAACGCTCTACTGGTTATGATAGGTCCATTTATACGACAGTCTGCCATACGGAACCGACCAGTCCGGTGTCTACGTGAATCAATCTTCAGTTATTGTTAAATCACAAagtgtagagagtgaaagatgCTCATAGTGCTGGGTAATCAAGCATACTGGTATagtttttcttagactttTATGCTTCGCGAGAATGTATGCAGCCCGTTTGATTACGTCATATGATAGTGGAGAAGAGAAAAGATGGTCGCTGGAATATTGCATAGAttacaatggaaaataaatacaaaacttTTAGGAAATATGACCGTCTACACAACTGGGAACCCTTATCCGACATGTTTTCCTGAAAATTCTACCAAGAGAAATGGTATGCCAGAATTATTATAGCACAGAAAGTCAAAAGAAATATTCAATCATTCTGAAATACCCTTGGATAGCGAACCATATACCAACTAACTTTGGAGGCAGAAACTAAGGACCTAAGCTCTTAACTAAGAAACTAAGGAAGAGGTCGTTATGAAGATATTAATCAGCAGCagagatgatttgtttcaactGGAACCACGAAACAATATGGGCTAGAAAGCatttaacataaaaataaaaatattttggaAAGAATATTATAGTTTAAGCTGACAGTGCAACATAGATAATCTAACTTAATAGGCTCCAAGAGATTGTGTGTATTCTTATGAAAGTAGATGGATGGCCGAATCAATCTAAATTGATGCTGTTATCGTCGTGATTCTATTACTGGCGTTCCGTTTTGGTAAATACTAACTGTTGAAAGTCTGTTTGAGCCATATGTGGGGTTGGGTTTGTAACAAAGTTTGTTGTCAATCGCAAATTCGATCGTATTCATAAAAGatacaaaatattttattttaatgaaaaagatATCGTAAACACCTCAAACATTTTGTTGGAAATGAAGAGTTTCAACAAACCTTTATTTctagatttaatttaaaaacttagaCTTTGTCTATGTGTCGTAAATTGAAAAGTACCTTGAAATACATTTCTATCTCGATTGACACCCCATGTAAGAATCTCTGACATATTTTAATGCTCGTTTTCGTATTAAAGTTGTATTAGTGATAAAACTCTGAGTTTGTTACAGGGTGTTGATTACAaattgttactttttagtttgCAACAAAATTTAGCTATGTCGACTCATTGCTTGTGCTTGCCACGTGCTTCCtaaaccaggggtcggcatattTCGCTCtgtgaaaaaaatgtaatattcTGATTCGCATGTGATGTTTTGCGTCAATCCCGGCATCACAGGGAGAACAAAACTTTACCAACCCCTGGTCCTCGGCCATATCCAATTGAAATTGGATTATACCCGAGATGTAGTCGCGTATGGGAGCAAGTCTTTAACCAATCGGAATATCAACCGTGCAATGGGAAACACGGGTGCGAATTCGATAAGCAACATTTCGTTTTCTACGTCGAAAATATAACACAAGTGGTAGCCCTATAAAAAGGACTACAAACATATCGCTCCGACTTGCGCGAGTGCACGAATCTACCCCAGTGTAGGCAGTGTGAATTTGTTAGCAACCTGTAAATCATGCCCCTCTCCAACGAAAACCGTATATGGCCAACACGGAAAGGTAAGCGTAGGGTGCAGCTGCTCCGGTGTTTAACCGATGTAACCTTCCCACAACTTTTCTGGTAGTGGCCGCTAACAGTACGATCCAGGATGTGCTGGAGGTGTCGATGTTCAATCTGTGCTTGGCGGAGAATGGACTAAAATTCCACACGGATCGGTACGAACTGATGAGCGACCTGCGGCCATCCGGCAAACCGGCACAGTTGGTCGTACGGCGTGGGGCCCCATTCAACGTGAAGTTGCAGTGCAGTCGATCGTATGATCCGAGCGTGgatacgatgatgatgatcctaGCGCTCGATCCGTACGGCTCGGAGAATATCACGTTTGGCAATGGGACCGAGGTGAACATGGTGGTGGAAATGGCAGGTTCGGGGAACAGTCCTGTCTATACAGAGCCCGAGTCCGAGGCGGTCCCCGACCTGGGATGGAGTGCAGCTATAACCGGGAGCACCAAGGAAGCGGACGGCACGGTAACAATTACGTTGGCAATTACGACACCTGCGCAGGCATCAGTGGGAAAGTACAATCTGGGGGTCTTCTGTCGGTTGGACACGAAGGACACCAAGTCTTCCTTTAAATTTCCCCTTCCGCTGTATTTGCTGTTTAACCCTTGGTGTGAACAAGACGCTGTTTACCTGAAAGGTATTATAAAAGGAAGAAGCTCTAGGGTTATTATCTTCAGTGGCTAAACGTATTGGTGATGATATTGGTGTTACTTGCAGATGAGGCTGCACGCCAGGAGTACGTCCTGAAGGACAACACCATGGTGTGGAAACAAACTCCAGCGAGTTCGGGTATGACAAGCTGGAACTTGGGTCAGTACGAGCAGGACATACTGGACTGCTCGTTGTTTGTGATCGCAGTACCAGGCCGTGTGCCAGCTACGTACCGTGGAAATCCTGTTCGGGTCGTTCGAGCCCTTTCCGGCGCCCTAAACATTAACAACGGCCCTGGGGTGCTCGAGGGACGCTGGAACGGTGACTATGCCGACGGAGTGGCACCCCAGGCGTGGTCTGGTTCCGTGAAGATTCTACAGCAGTTCTACAGGGAGGGCATGCAACCGGTCAGATACGGCCAATGTTGGGTGTTTGCCGGCATCTTCGCAACCGTCTGCCGAGCTGTCGGTATACCGAATCGCATGGTGACCAACTTTAACTCGGCACACGACTCCGAGGCTTCGCTTACGCTAGATTTCTTTGTCGACTCAAGCGGTGGCACGGATGGAAGTATGTCGTCCGATTCCATGTGGAACTACCACGTGTGGAACGAGGTATGGATGACTCGCCCCGACCTCGGAGCGGGCCTTTACGATGGATGGCAAGTGGTGGACGCGACACCGCAAGAACTTTCCGACGGGATGTTCAAGCTGGGACCAACATCCGTGCGAGCGGTTAAAAATGGTGAAGTAAACCTAGCGTACGACACGGAGTTTGTCTTCGCTGAGGTAAACGCCGACAGGACGTACTGGGTTACTCGAGGAGACAATAGTGTGCCCAAGCTGCTCGAGATTAGTACGGACTACATCGGGCAAGAT encodes:
- the LOC131293011 gene encoding annulin-like — its product is MEVTVPHELPFAFWLGNNELENELENREGELKIERIDTCVKENGTQHHTDKFEMMGTPRGNGMPSQLVVRRGQEFLLKFHCNRPIDPEVDAVSLVLEVDGIGKDNIYYGHGTVVFLMLQSGDGVTEEDQDMDWTATLQASHTLGNGLTEVTVAIKTSPNASVSRWHMIVNVKSKGFDEVRYSLGQSFYLLFNPWCPEDPVFLDDENQRQEYVLEDMTMIWKGSARNFYPYKWKLGQYEENVLDCSLWLLGDVARVSATYRGNPVKVCRALSGVVNSIDNYGVLLGNWSGDYRGGTNPTAWTGSVKILQKFYQQKKLKREERKPILYGQCFVFSGVLGTLCRALGIPCRIVTNFTSAHDTEGSMTIDKYVDEEGNNKIGFSKDSNWNFHVWNEVWLKRHDLDSEMYDGWQVIDGTPQELSDGIFKLGPAPVLAIKNGRVNMLYDCDFVFSEVNANSVVWRYRGPGKSHELVSIDTTEIGRFISTKAVGVDEREDITNNYKYDEQSAEEKQTMLRALKLGKSCLTKHYLKLARGKDQSNAKNDDVEFELQLNDYARFGESFIVHLLIRNISDQVHSIKGRINLDHIVYTGKHIKSIASHPFSITIEPNGQEVIQVQILFDDYYEPGMDEAIFKVSSFAAVKGTNHGYYSQKDYSLRKPTVHLQLASDPILRSSLKITAAFRNPLPVPITDGLFHIECSGLNKTLSIPADPIDARGNCEETFMIIPSVKGPTQITAKFISQELSDVVGSLTFEVSSPNENNSLNEVLYFS
- the LOC131293012 gene encoding annulin-like — protein: MPLSNENRIWPTRKVAANSTIQDVLEVSMFNLCLAENGLKFHTDRYELMSDLRPSGKPAQLVVRRGAPFNVKLQCSRSYDPSVDTMMMILALDPYGSENITFGNGTEVNMVVEMAGSGNSPVYTEPESEAVPDLGWSAAITGSTKEADGTVTITLAITTPAQASVGKYNLGVFCRLDTKDTKSSFKFPLPLYLLFNPWCEQDAVYLKDEAARQEYVLKDNTMVWKQTPASSGMTSWNLGQYEQDILDCSLFVIAVPGRVPATYRGNPVRVVRALSGALNINNGPGVLEGRWNGDYADGVAPQAWSGSVKILQQFYREGMQPVRYGQCWVFAGIFATVCRAVGIPNRMVTNFNSAHDSEASLTLDFFVDSSGGTDGSMSSDSMWNYHVWNEVWMTRPDLGAGLYDGWQVVDATPQELSDGMFKLGPTSVRAVKNGEVNLAYDTEFVFAEVNADRTYWVTRGDNSVPKLLEISTDYIGQDISTKVVGKNEREDLTSAYKHREGTPEERQVMASAQRLGSQRFSSNAVVKMLLVPHYENARANASSEWVKLELKTYKEHRLGEPFDIELSITNTLAGQTVQVVGTLWLKHTDYTGKRSEDIQKITIDQTIQAVSSVPIKVSIPFAEYNNPAFDQSHIKALCVVEVPGTDQTFFSQQMFNLATPDISMDLVEDPSSKGGYTVQGSFKNPLPIQLSAGRFLIEGSSLTKPSEQTYDSVPVGGNASFVYRLNMAYKGPSVVCARFSSNELKNVHGHLEFDLSKL